AGGTCAGTAGCACATTTTGGATAAGGTCAGGCCCTCAAGTGTTCACCTCTTAGTGCAATTTTTGCATTTACTCTCTTCAAGTACAGCAGAACAAGCCCACAAAGAGTAAATATGTGAACACGTTAACATGATCTCCGTTTAGCATCTTACAGAGTATAAACGTTACTAAAAAGTTGCATCAGTgcaataataaataagtaaGCAAACGTGTAAGCCACGCTTGCCATGGAGTCCTTAAAAGACCAACAACTCAAAAAAATCTGCCCACTCTTAAAGTCATGACACGAATTAGGCGTGCGGAGCTGTCCACCATGTCCAtcatggttgtttttgttttgtttttgtacatgtTTTCACTCCTTCTTTCCCATGTGTTACACATAAGCAGAGTCACTGGACTGAGTGCGGCCAAAATTAGGCACACTCATCCTAGGCAAGTCCTTATTTCTGATTTCATAAATGGACTTCCGCCGAGCCTGCACACCTCGCACGGCCGTTTTGATTTTCCTCCACCCCAAATGATTGAGTTCTGCCAGGTTCAGCACCACACAAAACCCACTGACGGCGAACATGAAGACCAGGAACACTGTCTTCTCCGTGGGTCTGGAGACGTAGCACTCGACATCTTTTATGCAGGGGTAGCGATCACATTCGTACACCGACGGGACGTTGAATCCATACAAGAAATACTGACCCACCAAAAAGCCTATTTCCAGTGCGTTTCTGAAAACCACCTGGATGATGTAAAACCTGGAGATGCCCTCTTGTCGCCTCAATTTGGACTTTGTAGTTCTCATTGCCGAATTAGGgatctctttgacttctaaacagTCCGGCTCGGCTTCTTTGGTGGAGTTCTCTGTGTTCTGAAGTACTCCATTAATAATGGTGTTCTTTATCTTTTTGCTCTCGTCTCGCTTCAGTGAATCTTGATCCTTATCTAGTGTCAGATAGACTGTTGAATACCGCCGCTCCTTCTGCTTGGCCGACTGATGCACCGAGTACGTGATAAAACAAAGACTCGGGGTGCACACCATGATGATTTGAAACACCCAATATCTAATGTGTGAAATGGGAAATGCTTTGTCGTAGCATGCCTGGTTGCAGCCCGGTTGTAAGGTGTTACAAACAAACATGGTCTGCTCGTCATCATAGACAGTCTCTCCAACTATTGCTACGATTAGAATCCGGAAGATGACCACCACTGTTAGTAGGATCCTAAAaagcaagcaaacaaacaaacaatgtgaAAATAAGTGTAGATATATGTGTGTTAACTGATACAAATGGGGTTGAGTTGTGCGCAACGTCGGTGGCTGAAGCGCTCACAGTTCAATTCGGGTGTGTTGGATTTAGGGAGCTGTCCAGTGCTGAAACAGGACGCTCTTTAGGgataggtgtttttttttaccgtgTACTTTGTGTTAGGCGTCTCTCggtgtgtctgcttgtgtggCTTGTGTTCTCTGATTTGATGGCTGAAATGAAATGACATGTAAGCGATCAGCGTCGCTTTGACTGTACCTGTGTGAGCTTCGTTAATGGAAAGAGGGGATACCGCCGACTCTCTCCATATCTTTCTGCCACCCATGAGTGCACAACCACCACTCAAACTCACCAACAAACATCAAATGGATTCGTGGATGAATGAATACATGAAATGACACATGAATTTTAGTTTGGTTAAGGCTGTTTGCAACATCATCCCATCTTCTGAAACGACAGCTGTCAACTGATTTATTAAGCTGACTCGTTTaggaggagggaaaaaaggaTATCTGTGAAACAAGACAGAAGAATCCACAACACAGACACGAAGGACTGGGCACCATGCTAAAGAAGATCCTCGAAGCACAACACAGAAACGGGGGACTGGGAACCATGCTAAAGACGATCCTGGAGGCTGCTGCGTTTCTTCGGTTCTTGGTTTTTGTTGATCATCTTACCTTCCTATCATAGTAGAGTGCTGCTGGACAGCAGCCTCCAGGAGCCTCTCTAGTATAGTCCATTCCCCCATTTCTGAGCATCCGGAGAAGACTAGAGCACAACGGCACTCTGTTCAAATCCCTCCAAAAAAAGCGCGTTATTTCCcgtcctgtctctctctgactctcgTTGTTTTTCAGTCTCCAAAGCGTCCGATTTGAGCTAAAAAATACATCTGTCACGGGATGCTGCTGCCGTCCCCGTTTCTCGCTGTCTCTCTGCGCGCTATCTGGCTGGTTATGTGCTGAGCGCGCAGCGCCTGTGAGCGTCCTGTTGTGTGTGCCGAGCGCTCCCACGACGTTGCCACACTATTCCTTGTCATGGGAGTCTGAAGGGCTGATTACTATAAGCCCTCCTATTTTCGATCTTCAGATCAGGTTGATGGGTTGCGCGCGGCGTGTGGATGGAGGGAGGTTGGATTTAATGTCTTGCCAGCGTTAATCCGCCTTTAAGTAGTCTCCCCCCGCCCATGCGTCACATACGCGCAGACAGGTCGGTGGAGCGCAGCCAGGAGTACCATGGCTTctgatttttaatattttagttttgtgtATAGCGAAGCTATTCAGTGGACAGAACAATCGTGGCCACAGTGGTGTATAACCTTCAACGCCTTGagattgtacattttattatagGCGGCTTTACGTGAGAATCAAACACCTAACCTGGCTGTATAGTACCACCAAACCACCAAATGTGCACCATATAACAATATACATCCTTCCGGTACAGTTCTTGTGGATGTACCGTGGTCTGTGCACGAGGGTCAAGGTGACTTCCGTGTGTTTTAACTTGCCACTGTTTTGATAGTTGCAATAACGTGTGGCCTATATGCAGCAAATCACATAATAATAAATGGACCCAATCTTCCTGTCTTGGCGTGGACAGCCTTGCATGCCCAGAGGTATCCCTCCGCAGGCTGCTGGCCCGGCTGGTAGAGCTGTTGTTTTCACCTCGGGTAAAGATGATGCTGGACGCATTGACAGAGAGAAAGTACCGTCCGAGTTGCTAATCGCTTTACAAGgcagcctgcctgcctgtctgtctctctgtctgtgtggagGTTTAAAAATAGAAGCATATACATGACCCCGCCCTCTGAGATTTGATCAACTTAGAGCGCTGTATTATGTGTACACTAATATTAGACTATTGTGTGGTTTGACACCATCCATGCCAGTTATTAACGCGATTGTCTTTTTAAACTTAAATGAGTGTCTTCACTATGTAATAAAACTTCATGTAGCATAAGAGACTCATAGCATATTATTAAGTTTCTTGATTATTATATAACCATATAAAGTAGTGCATTGATGCCCTTTTAATCAGCAGTATTTGGTAATGTATCTATTGAATTGGAATCTGATTCAGATTTCAGGAAGTTCTTTGGTACCGTAGGGATTTGGTTCACTAATGGATAACcaagttattattaatatattattattgttagcaTCATCTAAATGTATCCAGTAGGTTCACAGGTAGGCAGGGTGAGCTGAAACTTTGTGTGGTTTATTTCTCATGAGGTGGCTTATCCTCTCCGCTCACTGTAATCTTCTCTAATTCAAATCTTTAATAACCTTTACATCACGTGACAGAAGGACAGAGCCTCGCTGCTTTCGAGAcacggagagagggaggggggagagagagaaagagagaggcagaaagagagagggagagagaaagacagatggaGATAGAGATATACACACAGAGAGgcaaagagcgagagagagagagaaaatgacaaacacacacgtacaagtacacacatacacaaacacacaggacagc
Above is a genomic segment from Etheostoma spectabile isolate EspeVRDwgs_2016 chromosome 20, UIUC_Espe_1.0, whole genome shotgun sequence containing:
- the LOC116670703 gene encoding gap junction delta-2 protein, with product MGEWTILERLLEAAVQQHSTMIGRILLTVVVIFRILIVAIVGETVYDDEQTMFVCNTLQPGCNQACYDKAFPISHIRYWVFQIIMVCTPSLCFITYSVHQSAKQKERRYSTVYLTLDKDQDSLKRDESKKIKNTIINGVLQNTENSTKEAEPDCLEVKEIPNSAMRTTKSKLRRQEGISRFYIIQVVFRNALEIGFLVGQYFLYGFNVPSVYECDRYPCIKDVECYVSRPTEKTVFLVFMFAVSGFCVVLNLAELNHLGWRKIKTAVRGVQARRKSIYEIRNKDLPRMSVPNFGRTQSSDSAYV